Proteins encoded within one genomic window of Citrobacter amalonaticus Y19:
- a CDS encoding GNAT family N-acetyltransferase yields the protein MTPSKPCYVLDAGAIEARIDELCDVLIDCVTRGASVSFVLPFEQSKARAFWLGVAQSADRGERVVLAVDNASGVIVGTVQLILQQPENQPHRADVAKLLVHSSARRQGLARQLMVALETSATQQQKTQLVLDTATGSDAELFYHSCGWLKAGEIPDYALMPDGKLSGTTIFYKSL from the coding sequence ATGACCCCATCAAAACCCTGCTATGTGCTGGATGCCGGAGCCATCGAGGCAAGAATCGATGAGCTCTGTGACGTCCTGATCGACTGCGTAACGCGCGGCGCATCCGTCAGTTTTGTTTTACCGTTTGAACAGTCAAAAGCGCGTGCGTTCTGGCTTGGTGTTGCGCAAAGCGCGGACAGAGGCGAACGCGTCGTCCTTGCGGTCGACAACGCTTCTGGTGTGATTGTCGGTACGGTTCAACTCATTCTCCAGCAACCGGAAAATCAACCTCATCGCGCGGACGTCGCAAAACTTCTCGTTCACTCCAGCGCCCGTCGTCAGGGACTGGCCCGCCAGCTCATGGTGGCGCTGGAAACGAGTGCAACGCAACAGCAAAAAACGCAGCTGGTGCTGGATACCGCAACGGGAAGCGACGCAGAGTTGTTCTACCACTCTTGTGGTTGGCTCAAAGCGGGTGAGATCCCGGACTATGCGCTGATGCCGGATGGAAAGCTGAGCGGCACCACGATTTTCTATAAATCTCTATAA
- the sad gene encoding succinate-semialdehyde dehydrogenase translates to MTISSATHAISINPHNGEHLSALPWSTAQDIEQALQLAATGLRGWKQTTVAHRAQKLRDIGQALRARGEEMAQCITREMGKPIKQARAEVAKSAALCDWYAEHGPAMLTAEPTQVENHQAVIEYRPLGTILAVMPWNFPLWQVLRGAVPILLAGNGYLLKPAPNVTGCAQVISQVFADAAIPAGVYGWLNADNQGVSTLIQDPRIAAVTVTGSVRAGAAIGAQAGAALKKCVLELGGSDPFIVLNDADLDLAVQAAVAGRYQNSGQVCAAAKRFILEEGIAERFIERFVAAAGALKQGDPLAEETELGPMARADLRDELHQQVLATIAEGAQLVLGGEKPSAEGNYYPATVLTNVTPEMTAFREELFGPVAAIGVAKSAEHALELANCSDFGLSATVFTADDARAQEMAARLECGGVFINGFSASDARVAFGGVKKSGFGRELSHFGLHEFCNAQTVWKNRR, encoded by the coding sequence ATGACGATTTCATCGGCAACCCATGCCATTTCCATCAACCCGCACAATGGCGAACATCTTTCGGCGCTGCCGTGGTCTACGGCTCAGGACATCGAGCAGGCGCTACAGCTTGCTGCGACGGGATTGCGCGGCTGGAAACAGACAACGGTAGCGCACCGGGCGCAGAAGTTACGCGACATCGGCCAGGCTTTACGCGCGCGTGGCGAAGAGATGGCGCAGTGTATTACCCGCGAGATGGGCAAACCCATCAAACAGGCGCGTGCGGAGGTCGCCAAATCGGCGGCGCTGTGTGACTGGTATGCGGAACACGGTCCGGCGATGCTGACCGCCGAACCGACACAGGTGGAAAACCATCAGGCAGTGATTGAGTATCGTCCCTTAGGCACTATTCTGGCGGTGATGCCGTGGAACTTTCCGCTGTGGCAGGTGCTGCGCGGAGCGGTGCCGATTTTACTGGCCGGGAATGGGTACCTGCTTAAGCCGGCTCCCAACGTCACCGGCTGCGCGCAGGTCATAAGCCAGGTTTTTGCCGATGCGGCGATCCCCGCTGGCGTTTACGGCTGGCTGAATGCGGATAATCAGGGTGTCAGTACGCTGATTCAGGATCCGCGCATTGCGGCCGTGACGGTGACCGGCAGCGTGCGAGCCGGGGCGGCCATTGGCGCTCAGGCCGGCGCGGCGCTGAAAAAATGCGTGCTGGAGTTGGGCGGTTCCGATCCGTTTATTGTGCTTAACGATGCCGATCTGGATCTGGCGGTGCAGGCGGCAGTGGCCGGACGCTATCAGAATAGCGGACAGGTTTGCGCTGCGGCGAAACGCTTTATCCTCGAAGAGGGGATCGCTGAGCGCTTTATCGAGCGCTTTGTGGCGGCAGCGGGTGCGCTGAAGCAGGGCGATCCGCTGGCGGAGGAGACTGAACTCGGCCCCATGGCGCGTGCCGACCTGCGTGATGAATTGCATCAGCAGGTGCTGGCTACGATCGCCGAAGGCGCTCAGCTAGTGCTTGGCGGCGAGAAGCCATCCGCTGAGGGGAACTATTATCCGGCCACCGTGCTGACGAATGTGACCCCGGAGATGACGGCGTTTCGCGAAGAACTTTTCGGGCCGGTTGCGGCAATCGGCGTGGCGAAGAGTGCTGAACACGCGCTGGAACTGGCAAACTGCAGTGATTTTGGTCTCTCTGCAACCGTCTTTACCGCCGATGACGCCCGCGCACAGGAGATGGCCGCGCGTCTGGAATGCGGCGGTGTCTTTATCAACGGCTTTAGCGCCAGTGATGCCAGGGTGGCCTTTGGCGGCGTGAAGAAGAGCGGTTTTGGTCGCGAACTCTCGCACTTTGGTCTGCACGAGTTTTGTAATGCGCAGACCGTCTGGAAGAACCGACGCTGA
- a CDS encoding diguanylate cyclase: MHALHIPPFRLFLEGHPLRNASAIFALTTLFYFIGAELRLVHELSLFWPLNGVIAGVFARYVWLNKLHYYAVSYVAMLGYDAITTEWGWVSLVINLSNMVFIVVVAQLVIRDKRLGKNKYEPISALRLFNYCLIAALLCAILGALGSVGIDRLSFWPLVADWFSEQFSTGVLIVPCMLTLGIPGAVKRFKPEQLMPVVALIISVLASVIIGGAGSLAFPLPALIWCAVRYTPQVTCLLTFLTGAVEIVLVANSIINIAVESPLSTPQMFSARLGIATMAICPIMVSVSVAAINSLMKQVSLRADFDFLTQVYSRSGLYEALKRQEYPRSQHITVMLLDIDYFKNINDNFGHECGDLVLSVFAQRIQQIVGDRGLVARMGGEEFVVVVPSTHPEEGMLLAENIRKAVAQQPFTWNQQNIYLTVSIGLGNGSIGPHLLTDVFNKLMVEADECLYRSKNEGRNRTSARRTGSAVFTESDLA; encoded by the coding sequence ATGCACGCACTCCACATTCCACCTTTCCGGTTGTTTCTGGAAGGTCATCCACTGCGTAATGCCAGCGCTATTTTTGCTTTAACGACACTGTTCTACTTTATTGGTGCGGAACTGCGTCTGGTGCATGAGCTTTCTCTGTTCTGGCCGCTAAACGGCGTGATCGCCGGGGTTTTTGCCCGTTATGTCTGGCTTAATAAACTGCATTATTATGCCGTCAGCTACGTTGCAATGCTGGGGTATGATGCGATCACCACCGAGTGGGGCTGGGTGTCGCTTGTCATTAATCTCTCTAACATGGTTTTTATCGTGGTTGTCGCCCAACTGGTTATCCGCGATAAACGACTGGGGAAAAATAAATATGAGCCCATCAGTGCCTTACGCTTATTTAATTACTGTCTGATTGCGGCACTGCTCTGCGCAATATTGGGGGCGCTGGGGTCTGTTGGCATCGACCGACTTTCATTCTGGCCGCTGGTTGCAGACTGGTTTAGCGAGCAGTTCTCGACTGGCGTGCTGATTGTGCCCTGCATGTTGACGCTGGGGATTCCCGGTGCGGTAAAACGCTTTAAACCAGAACAACTGATGCCAGTGGTGGCGCTAATTATCTCGGTACTGGCATCGGTCATTATTGGCGGCGCCGGGAGTCTGGCGTTTCCGTTGCCGGCGCTTATCTGGTGTGCGGTGCGTTATACCCCACAGGTCACCTGTCTGCTGACCTTTCTTACCGGTGCCGTTGAAATTGTGCTGGTGGCAAATTCGATTATAAATATCGCGGTGGAGTCGCCGTTGTCTACGCCGCAGATGTTCTCAGCACGACTGGGCATTGCCACGATGGCGATTTGTCCGATTATGGTTTCGGTCAGCGTAGCGGCGATTAATTCCTTGATGAAGCAGGTTTCCCTGCGCGCCGATTTCGATTTTCTCACTCAGGTCTATTCCCGTTCCGGACTTTATGAAGCGCTGAAGCGTCAGGAATATCCGCGTTCGCAGCATATTACCGTCATGCTGCTGGATATCGACTATTTCAAGAACATTAATGACAACTTCGGCCATGAATGCGGCGATCTGGTGCTCAGCGTGTTTGCTCAGCGCATTCAACAGATTGTCGGTGACCGGGGACTGGTGGCGCGTATGGGAGGGGAAGAATTTGTCGTCGTGGTCCCTTCGACGCATCCCGAGGAGGGAATGCTGCTGGCGGAAAACATCCGTAAAGCGGTCGCGCAGCAACCCTTCACCTGGAACCAGCAGAACATCTATTTGACGGTGAGCATTGGCCTCGGGAATGGCAGTATCGGCCCCCATTTGCTGACGGACGTATTCAATAAATTGATGGTCGAAGCGGACGAGTGTCTTTACCGTTCGAAGAACGAAGGGCGTAATCGTACCAGCGCCCGCCGGACGGGCAGTGCCGTCTTCACCGAAAGCGATCTGGCATAA
- the tam gene encoding trans-aconitate 2-methyltransferase: MSDWNPALYMQYGAERSRPAAELLARIQHEPVSSVVDLGCGPGNSTALLQQRWPGASITGVDTSPAMLDEARNALPNCHFVEADIRQYQPVTPPDVIYANASLQWIPNHYELFPRLVALLNNDGILAVQMPDNMLEPSHVLMREVAYEQDYPNRGRDALPGVHAYYDILSETGCDVDIWRTTYYHKMRSHQAIIDWVSATGLRPWLQDLNEHEQQQFLNRYHQLLQEQYPLQEDGQILLAFPRLFLVARRQS; the protein is encoded by the coding sequence ATGTCCGACTGGAATCCGGCGCTATATATGCAATATGGTGCAGAACGCTCAAGACCCGCCGCTGAACTGCTGGCCAGAATTCAACATGAGCCTGTCTCTTCTGTGGTTGATTTGGGTTGCGGACCCGGTAACAGCACGGCGCTACTGCAACAGCGCTGGCCTGGCGCGAGTATTACCGGCGTAGATACCTCCCCGGCGATGCTGGATGAGGCGAGAAATGCCCTGCCAAATTGTCATTTCGTCGAGGCGGACATTCGTCAGTATCAGCCCGTCACACCACCCGACGTCATTTACGCCAATGCCTCACTGCAGTGGATCCCCAATCACTATGAATTGTTTCCCCGACTGGTCGCCCTGCTCAACAATGATGGCATTCTGGCCGTGCAAATGCCGGATAACATGCTTGAACCTTCGCATGTGCTGATGCGGGAAGTGGCTTATGAACAGGATTATCCGAACCGGGGTCGCGACGCCCTGCCCGGCGTTCACGCGTATTACGACATTCTGAGCGAGACGGGATGCGACGTGGACATCTGGCGCACGACCTATTATCACAAGATGCGTTCGCATCAGGCGATCATTGACTGGGTCAGCGCGACGGGATTGCGCCCCTGGTTGCAGGATCTGAATGAACACGAGCAGCAACAGTTCCTGAATCGCTATCATCAGTTGTTACAGGAGCAATACCCGCTTCAGGAAGATGGCCAGATACTGCTGGCATTTCCCCGCCTGTTTCTGGTTGCGCGTCGCCAGTCCTGA
- a CDS encoding enolase C-terminal domain-like protein → MSNLKITNVKTILTAPGGIDLAVVKIETNEPGLYGLGCATFTQRIFAVKSAIDEYMAPFLMGKDPTRIEDIWQSGAVSGYWRNGPVMNNALSGVDMALWDIKGKLAGMPVYDLLGGKCRDGIPLYCHTDGGDEVEVEDNIRARMEEGYQYVRCQMGMYGGAGTDDLKLIATQLARAKNIQPKRSPRSKTAGIYFDPDAYAKSVPRLFEHLRNKLGFGIEFIHDVHERVTPVTAVNLAKTLEQYQLFYLEDPVAPENIDWLKMLRQQSSTPISMGELFVNVNEWKPLIDNKLIDYIRCHVSTIGGITPAKKLAVYSELNGVRTAWHGPGDISPIGVSANMHLDLSSPNFGIQEYTPMNDALRDVFPGCPEIDQGYAYLNDKPGLGIDIDEAKAAKYPCEGGIPSWTMARTPDGTASRP, encoded by the coding sequence GTGAGTAACCTAAAAATTACCAATGTAAAAACGATTCTAACGGCGCCCGGCGGAATTGACCTGGCGGTCGTTAAAATTGAAACCAACGAGCCGGGACTGTATGGTCTGGGATGCGCAACATTTACCCAACGTATCTTCGCGGTAAAAAGTGCGATCGATGAGTACATGGCCCCTTTTCTGATGGGTAAAGATCCGACGCGTATTGAAGATATCTGGCAGTCGGGTGCAGTGAGTGGTTACTGGCGCAATGGACCTGTCATGAACAATGCGTTGTCCGGTGTGGACATGGCGCTGTGGGATATCAAGGGTAAGCTGGCGGGCATGCCGGTTTACGACCTGCTGGGTGGCAAATGTCGCGATGGGATCCCCCTGTACTGCCACACTGATGGCGGCGATGAAGTCGAAGTGGAAGATAACATCCGCGCCAGAATGGAAGAAGGCTACCAGTATGTTCGCTGTCAGATGGGTATGTATGGCGGTGCAGGGACCGACGACCTTAAACTGATCGCCACGCAACTGGCGCGTGCAAAGAATATTCAACCTAAGCGTTCACCGCGAAGTAAAACGGCCGGTATCTACTTTGATCCGGACGCTTACGCAAAAAGCGTTCCGCGTCTGTTCGAGCATTTGCGTAACAAACTCGGTTTTGGTATCGAATTTATCCATGATGTGCATGAGCGCGTGACGCCGGTGACCGCGGTTAATCTGGCAAAAACGCTCGAACAGTATCAGCTATTTTATCTTGAGGATCCGGTCGCGCCGGAAAATATCGACTGGCTGAAAATGCTGCGCCAGCAGTCTTCAACACCCATTTCTATGGGTGAGTTGTTTGTGAATGTGAATGAGTGGAAGCCGCTCATCGATAACAAACTGATCGACTATATTCGCTGCCACGTAAGCACCATCGGCGGGATTACGCCAGCGAAGAAACTCGCCGTCTACAGCGAACTGAACGGCGTACGTACCGCATGGCACGGGCCTGGAGACATCTCCCCGATCGGGGTCAGCGCTAATATGCATCTTGATTTGAGCTCGCCGAACTTTGGCATTCAGGAGTACACGCCAATGAACGATGCGCTGCGCGATGTCTTCCCTGGCTGCCCGGAGATAGACCAGGGTTATGCGTACCTGAACGATAAGCCGGGGCTGGGTATCGATATCGATGAAGCCAAAGCAGCAAAATATCCGTGCGAGGGAGGGATCCCGTCCTGGACAATGGCTCGTACGCCTGACGGTACGGCCTCAAGACCGTAA
- the glsB gene encoding glutaminase B — MAITLDNSILETILAEVRPLIGQGKVADYIPALASVEGSRLGIAICTVEGQLWHAGDATERFSIQSISKVLSLVVAMRHYSEDEIWQRVGKDPSGSPFNSLVQLEMEQGIPRNPFINAGALVVCDMLQGRLSAPRQRMLEVVRALSGVTDIAYDAVVARSEFEHSARNAAIAWLMKSFGNFHHDVTTVLQNYFHYCALKMSCVELAKTFVFLANQGKAFHLDEPVVTPMQARQINALMATSGMYQNAGEFAWRVGLPAKSGVGGGIVAIVPHEMAIAVWSPELDSTGNSLAGIAVLEQLTQRLGRSVY, encoded by the coding sequence GTGGCAATCACCCTGGACAATTCAATTTTAGAGACCATTCTGGCGGAAGTTCGCCCGCTGATTGGTCAGGGCAAGGTCGCGGATTATATTCCTGCGCTTGCTTCGGTTGAGGGTTCCCGGCTGGGTATTGCGATTTGCACCGTGGAGGGACAACTCTGGCATGCCGGGGATGCGACAGAACGCTTTTCCATTCAGTCAATTTCGAAGGTGCTCAGTCTGGTAGTGGCGATGCGCCACTATTCTGAGGATGAGATCTGGCAACGGGTGGGGAAGGATCCGTCCGGTTCACCGTTTAATTCGCTGGTGCAGTTAGAAATGGAACAGGGCATTCCGCGCAATCCGTTTATTAATGCCGGGGCGCTGGTTGTCTGCGATATGTTGCAGGGACGACTCAGCGCACCGCGTCAGCGTATGCTGGAAGTCGTGCGCGCGCTGAGCGGCGTGACCGATATCGCGTATGATGCGGTGGTGGCCCGTTCGGAGTTCGAACATTCCGCCCGCAATGCCGCCATCGCCTGGCTGATGAAATCCTTCGGCAATTTTCACCATGACGTCACGACGGTCCTGCAAAACTATTTTCATTACTGCGCGCTGAAAATGAGCTGTGTGGAACTGGCGAAGACATTTGTCTTTCTCGCGAACCAGGGAAAAGCCTTTCATCTTGATGAGCCCGTGGTGACGCCGATGCAGGCGCGACAGATCAATGCGCTGATGGCGACCAGCGGAATGTATCAGAACGCCGGAGAATTTGCGTGGCGTGTTGGCTTACCTGCGAAGTCGGGCGTTGGTGGGGGGATTGTGGCTATTGTGCCGCATGAGATGGCGATCGCCGTCTGGAGCCCGGAACTGGACTCCACCGGCAATTCGCTGGCAGGTATTGCGGTTCTGGAACAACTCACCCAACGACTGGGACGCTCAGTGTACTGA
- a CDS encoding methyl-accepting chemotaxis protein, translated as MNLTQTLRRLARRFLPQQFGLLTGIFCIIALFSVLQLTSSLMLSISVSQARENEQRNQLALRQQTKVEEARIALLTASDLLNRAGVYFMQDAATGSEGSWQPLIDEAQQALTQSTTAWQAWREMSPQADDGLVDSYQRFSDGIQEQVTGLSKTQSIDAFFAVPIQAFQADFNDNYARVQKVTAQARESGRQQLLDRLLDLQHLFLLLPVMLLATAVAVWWGMSRWVISPLRRLIAHIDILAAGDLSQPLPAVPVANREVSQLQVRIGSMQQGLRELVLQVSEATTAMADNIEKLAQNNTRLYQQSAKQNEELNNVTSHISVLETHVEDNSGFAQLANQRAEEARAIAAGGDRMMDTVNRSMQAIVTRSAEMRGIIALIDNVAFQTNILALNAAIEAAHAGEQGRGFAVVAKEVGLLARKSSQSTQDIQALIYHSLQGIEEGSSAVTHLEENLQQVIALVENLGASLNDISAATLHQGTRIHQMTRQLQALNLVARDTRELVDMASASSQQLHHESHQLIHAVARFRLPA; from the coding sequence ATGAACTTAACTCAAACTTTACGTCGCCTGGCGCGCCGTTTTTTACCCCAGCAGTTTGGCCTGTTGACCGGGATTTTTTGCATCATTGCGCTGTTTTCCGTGCTGCAACTGACCTCGTCGCTGATGCTGTCGATTTCCGTCAGTCAGGCCCGGGAAAATGAACAGCGTAACCAACTGGCGCTGCGTCAGCAGACAAAAGTTGAAGAGGCGCGGATTGCGCTACTGACAGCCAGCGATCTGCTCAACCGGGCGGGGGTCTACTTTATGCAGGACGCGGCCACGGGTTCTGAAGGAAGCTGGCAGCCGCTGATCGACGAAGCCCAGCAGGCGTTAACCCAGTCGACAACCGCCTGGCAGGCGTGGCGTGAGATGAGCCCGCAGGCGGACGACGGGCTTGTCGACAGCTATCAGCGCTTCAGCGACGGCATCCAGGAACAGGTGACAGGGTTAAGCAAGACGCAGTCGATTGATGCGTTCTTCGCCGTGCCCATTCAGGCGTTTCAGGCCGATTTCAATGATAACTATGCCAGAGTGCAAAAGGTCACCGCGCAGGCGCGGGAAAGCGGACGACAGCAGTTGCTGGATCGCCTGCTGGATCTCCAACATCTGTTCTTGTTACTGCCAGTGATGCTGCTGGCTACGGCGGTCGCGGTCTGGTGGGGAATGTCGCGCTGGGTCATTTCTCCGCTGCGTCGGCTGATAGCGCACATTGATATTCTGGCGGCAGGCGATCTTTCACAACCGCTTCCTGCGGTGCCTGTGGCTAACCGGGAAGTGTCGCAGCTCCAGGTGCGTATCGGTTCGATGCAGCAGGGACTGCGCGAGTTAGTCCTGCAGGTCAGCGAAGCGACCACGGCGATGGCCGACAATATTGAAAAGCTGGCGCAGAATAATACGCGGCTGTATCAGCAGTCCGCAAAGCAGAACGAGGAGCTGAATAACGTCACCTCACATATTTCTGTGCTGGAAACGCACGTTGAAGACAACAGCGGATTTGCCCAACTGGCGAATCAGCGTGCGGAAGAAGCCCGTGCCATTGCGGCTGGCGGTGACAGAATGATGGATACCGTGAATCGTTCGATGCAGGCGATCGTGACGCGCTCGGCAGAGATGCGCGGGATTATTGCGCTGATCGATAACGTCGCCTTTCAGACCAACATCCTGGCGCTGAACGCGGCCATTGAAGCCGCCCATGCCGGTGAGCAGGGACGCGGCTTTGCGGTGGTGGCAAAAGAGGTAGGACTGCTGGCGCGTAAGAGCAGTCAGTCTACGCAGGATATTCAGGCGCTGATCTATCATTCATTGCAGGGAATAGAAGAAGGGTCGAGCGCGGTGACGCATCTGGAAGAAAATCTGCAACAGGTGATCGCGCTGGTGGAGAATCTGGGCGCCTCGCTGAATGATATCTCAGCCGCAACGCTGCATCAGGGAACCCGGATCCATCAAATGACACGCCAGTTGCAGGCGCTGAATCTGGTTGCCCGCGATACCCGCGAACTGGTGGATATGGCATCCGCCTCCTCTCAGCAGTTGCATCATGAATCGCATCAGTTGATTCACGCCGTGGCGAGATTCCGTCTTCCGGCCTGA
- a CDS encoding tagaturonate reductase yields MKTLNRRDFPGAHYPERIIQFGEGNFLRAFVDWQVDLLNEHTDLNSGVVIVRPIESTFPPSLSTQDGLYTTIIRGLNEQGEAVSDSRLIRSVNREISVYGDYDAFLKLAHNPEMRFVFSNTTEAGISYHAGDKFDDAPAVSYPAKLTRLLFERYSHFNGAQDKGWVIIPCELIDYNGDALRELVLRYAQEWSLPAAFITWLDQANVFCSTLVDRIVTGYPRDEAAQLEADLGYHDGFLDTAEHFYLFVIQGPKSLAAELRLDKYPLNVLIVDDIKPYKERKVAILNGAHTALVPVAFQAGLDTVGEAMNDTEICAFVEKAIYNEIIPVLDLPRDELESFASAVTGRFRNPYIKHQLLSIALNGMTKFRTRILPQLLAGQKANGKLPARLTFALAALIAFYRGERSGESYPVQDDAHWLTRFQQLWSQHGDRQIGTQQLVNDVLAVEAHWEQDLTKVAGLVEQVTADLDAILAKGMREAVKPLC; encoded by the coding sequence GTGAAAACACTTAACCGTCGCGATTTTCCCGGTGCTCACTATCCTGAACGCATTATTCAGTTTGGTGAAGGTAACTTCCTTCGCGCCTTTGTTGACTGGCAAGTAGATCTCCTGAATGAACATACCGATCTGAATTCTGGTGTGGTCATTGTTCGACCTATTGAAAGTACATTCCCACCTTCACTCAGTACCCAGGATGGCCTCTACACGACAATCATTCGTGGTCTGAATGAACAGGGAGAAGCCGTCAGCGATTCACGTCTGATTCGTTCGGTGAATCGTGAAATCAGCGTTTACGGTGATTACGATGCGTTCCTGAAACTGGCGCACAATCCTGAAATGCGTTTTGTGTTCTCTAACACCACGGAAGCGGGCATCAGCTATCACGCTGGCGATAAATTTGATGATGCGCCGGCGGTAAGTTATCCGGCGAAACTGACGCGTCTGCTGTTCGAACGCTACAGCCATTTCAACGGCGCGCAGGATAAAGGCTGGGTCATCATCCCTTGCGAACTGATTGATTATAATGGTGACGCGCTGCGTGAACTGGTGCTGCGCTATGCGCAGGAATGGTCACTGCCAGCGGCATTTATTACCTGGCTTGATCAGGCAAACGTCTTCTGCTCCACGCTGGTGGACCGTATCGTCACGGGTTACCCGCGCGATGAAGCCGCACAACTGGAAGCTGACCTGGGCTATCACGATGGTTTCCTTGATACCGCCGAACACTTCTATCTGTTTGTCATTCAGGGGCCGAAATCACTGGCCGCAGAACTGCGTCTCGACAAATATCCACTTAACGTTCTGATTGTGGACGATATCAAGCCATATAAAGAGCGCAAAGTCGCCATTCTCAACGGTGCACACACCGCGCTGGTGCCGGTGGCATTCCAGGCCGGTCTGGATACGGTCGGCGAAGCGATGAATGACACAGAAATTTGTGCCTTTGTTGAAAAAGCGATTTATAACGAGATCATCCCGGTTCTCGATCTGCCGCGCGATGAACTGGAATCATTTGCCAGCGCAGTAACCGGACGTTTCCGCAACCCGTACATCAAGCACCAGTTGTTGTCGATTGCGCTGAACGGGATGACTAAATTCCGTACCCGTATTCTCCCGCAGCTACTGGCAGGGCAGAAGGCGAACGGCAAACTTCCGGCTCGTCTGACATTCGCGTTAGCCGCGCTGATTGCTTTCTATCGTGGTGAGCGTAGCGGGGAATCTTATCCGGTTCAGGACGATGCGCACTGGCTAACCCGTTTCCAGCAACTCTGGAGCCAGCATGGCGATCGCCAGATCGGTACTCAGCAACTGGTGAATGACGTGCTGGCAGTAGAAGCGCACTGGGAACAAGACCTGACGAAAGTGGCGGGGCTGGTTGAGCAGGTGACGGCCGATCTCGATGCCATTCTGGCGAAGGGAATGCGTGAAGCGGTGAAACCGCTGTGCTAA
- a CDS encoding bestrophin family protein — translation MIVRPQQHWLRLIFVWHGSVLAKISSRLLLNFLLSIAVIVLLPWYTMLGIKFTLAPFSILGVAIAIFLGFRNNACYSRYVEARQLWGQLMIASRSLLREVKTVLPDDRELGQFVRLQIAFAHCLRMTLRRKPQAEPLATYLSAEDLQRVFASHSPANRILLMMGEWLATRRRDGQLSDILFHSLNNRLNDMSAVLAGCERIANTPVPFAYTLILHRTVYLFCIMLPFALVVDLHYMTPFISVLISYTFISLDALAEELEDPFGTENNDLPLDAICNAIEIDLLQMNDESVIPPKRMPDKHYQLT, via the coding sequence ATGATCGTTCGTCCGCAACAGCACTGGTTACGCCTGATATTCGTCTGGCACGGTTCCGTGTTAGCAAAAATCTCTTCCCGCTTACTGCTCAATTTTCTGTTGTCTATTGCCGTGATCGTCTTGCTGCCGTGGTATACGATGCTGGGCATCAAATTTACTCTCGCGCCGTTCAGTATTCTCGGCGTGGCGATCGCTATCTTTTTGGGCTTTCGCAATAATGCCTGTTACTCCCGTTATGTTGAGGCGCGTCAACTCTGGGGGCAACTGATGATCGCTTCCCGTTCGTTGCTGCGGGAAGTCAAAACGGTTTTACCGGATGACCGCGAGTTAGGGCAGTTTGTCCGGCTGCAAATTGCCTTTGCGCACTGTCTGCGCATGACGTTGCGGCGTAAACCCCAGGCAGAACCCTTAGCGACGTATCTTAGCGCGGAAGATCTGCAGCGCGTGTTTGCTTCTCACTCTCCGGCAAACCGCATTTTGCTGATGATGGGAGAATGGCTGGCGACGCGTCGTCGCGACGGGCAGCTCTCGGATATCTTGTTTCACAGTCTGAACAATCGGTTAAACGACATGTCCGCTGTGCTTGCCGGATGCGAAAGAATTGCCAACACGCCAGTGCCGTTTGCCTATACACTGATCCTCCATCGCACGGTTTATCTGTTTTGCATCATGCTGCCTTTCGCCCTGGTAGTTGATCTGCACTATATGACTCCCTTTATTTCGGTACTCATCTCCTACACCTTTATTTCTCTGGACGCGCTGGCAGAAGAACTGGAGGATCCCTTTGGCACGGAAAATAATGACTTACCTCTTGATGCCATCTGCAACGCTATCGAAATTGACCTCCTGCAAATGAATGATGAATCGGTCATTCCGCCGAAACGGATGCCGGATAAGCACTACCAGTTGACGTAA
- a CDS encoding DUF4186 domain-containing protein, with translation MNTFDPLFARLSRSPFRSRFRLGTKEKQYCWDKGAEVIDRHAADFVAKRLAPALPVNDGKQTPMRGHPVFIAQHATATCCRGCLAKWHNIAQGQPLSEAQQQYVVAVIHHWLVIQMNKQQ, from the coding sequence ATGAACACGTTTGATCCGCTTTTTGCCCGTCTGTCGCGCTCGCCGTTTCGCTCCCGCTTTCGTCTGGGAACGAAAGAGAAACAGTATTGCTGGGATAAAGGTGCTGAGGTTATCGACAGGCATGCTGCGGATTTTGTGGCAAAACGGCTTGCTCCGGCGTTACCTGTTAATGACGGCAAGCAAACACCGATGCGCGGTCATCCGGTGTTTATCGCCCAGCATGCCACGGCAACCTGCTGTCGCGGTTGTCTTGCTAAGTGGCATAACATTGCGCAGGGACAGCCGTTGAGCGAGGCACAGCAACAATACGTGGTCGCCGTTATCCATCACTGGTTAGTTATCCAGATGAATAAACAGCAATAA